The DNA segment GCAACAACATCCCGTTCACCTGGGTGGACGTGGAGCAGGACCCGCTCGCCGAGGAGCTGCTCTGCCGATTTCACGTGCTTCCGGAGCAGACGCCCATCGTCGTCGGACGCGGCGGCGAGCTGCTCGCCAACCCCAGCATTCCCGAGCTGGCGCACTACATGGGGCTGGAGGCGCACGTTGCCGAGGGCGAGGTGTTCGACCTGGTGGTGGTCGGTGCCGGGCCCGCCGGGCTGGCGGCCGCCGTGTACGCCGCCTCGGAGGGGCTGCGCGTGCTGACGGTGGAGGGCGAGGGCGTGGGCGGGCAGGCCGGCACCAGCTCGCGCATCGAGAACTACCTGGGCTTTCCCGCGGGCATCTCCGGCCCCGAGCTGGCGCGCAACGCGCTGCTGCAGGCGCAGAAGTTCGGCGCACGCATCTCCGTTCCGCAATCGGCCGTGCGGCTGGGGACGCAGGGCGGCTTGCGCGTGGTGACGCTGGATGACGGCTCGCGGCTCGTCACCCGCTGCGTGCTGGTGGCCAGCGGCGCCGAGTACCGCACGCTGGGCATCCCCAACCTGCGCCAGCTGGAGGGCGCGGGCGTGTACTACGCCGCTACGGAGATGGAGGCGCGGCTGTGCGGGGGCGAAGAAGTGGTCATTGTGGGCGGGGGCAACTCCGCGGGGCAGGCGGCCATGTACCTGTCGCGGCACGCCGCCCGGGTGAACGTGGTGATCCGGGGCGACGACCTGGGCAAGGGCATGTCGCGCTACCTGGTAGATCGGGTGGAGCGCACGCCCAACATCACCGTCCACCAGGCCTGCCAGGTTTCCGCGGTGGAGGGCGACGGCGCGCTGCGCGAGGTTCGCCTGCGCT comes from the Longimicrobium sp. genome and includes:
- a CDS encoding FAD-dependent oxidoreductase, whose amino-acid sequence is MITDHDIAFPTLTAAQIHALRPRGTLRHVGAGETLWEEGQRGMPFFVVLEGEMEIVDPSGDEVRRITVHRAGEFSGDVDMLSGRTSLVRAQMLGPGQVLELDSEALRRVIREIPDISEVLLRAFLMRRQLLLSDGYRGMQIIGSRFSPQAHAIREFCSRNNIPFTWVDVEQDPLAEELLCRFHVLPEQTPIVVGRGGELLANPSIPELAHYMGLEAHVAEGEVFDLVVVGAGPAGLAAAVYAASEGLRVLTVEGEGVGGQAGTSSRIENYLGFPAGISGPELARNALLQAQKFGARISVPQSAVRLGTQGGLRVVTLDDGSRLVTRCVLVASGAEYRTLGIPNLRQLEGAGVYYAATEMEARLCGGEEVVIVGGGNSAGQAAMYLSRHAARVNVVIRGDDLGKGMSRYLVDRVERTPNITVHQACQVSAVEGDGALREVRLRYAGVDEERVIPTRALFLFIGAQPRTAWLSGCVELDRNGFVLTGEETKRDGLSVEAWKEAARAPYFLETSLPGVFAAGDVRAGSVKRVASAVGEGSMAISFVHAHIGAAV